The proteins below are encoded in one region of Flavobacterium sp. IMCC34852:
- a CDS encoding iron ABC transporter permease: MKNIHRNTFLFTLLSLTLLLTLLLNISFGQVSIPVKEVFKSLFGGVAEKDTWEYIIVNFRLPKSITAILVGVGLSISGLLMQTLFRNPLAGPYVLGLSSGSSLGVAFVILGAGLLPAVFSQFLLSSYGIILASCMGSLLVLLLILIVSQRLRDTMSILIVGLMFSSFTGAIVSVLSYFSTAEQLQKYTFWSMGSIGNLSWQNISLLTLSIVIGLGISLLTLKSLDALLLGENYARSLGLNIKKARYNIIIATSILAGSITAFAGPIAFIGLAVPHLSKLLFQTSNHRTLFWSTILIGAIIMLFCDTVSQMPGFEFTLPINAITSIVGAPVVIWLIVRKKSIQ, translated from the coding sequence TTGAAAAACATCCATCGAAATACTTTCCTCTTCACCCTATTGTCATTGACATTGTTATTGACATTACTCTTGAACATTTCTTTTGGTCAAGTGTCAATTCCGGTGAAAGAAGTCTTTAAAAGTTTGTTTGGCGGCGTGGCCGAAAAAGACACTTGGGAATATATCATAGTGAATTTTAGGTTACCCAAATCCATTACAGCTATTTTGGTCGGTGTCGGATTGTCAATTAGCGGTTTGTTGATGCAAACTTTATTTCGAAATCCGTTGGCCGGACCTTATGTATTAGGTTTAAGCTCGGGATCGAGTTTGGGCGTGGCTTTTGTGATTCTTGGTGCAGGACTTTTGCCCGCAGTTTTTTCTCAGTTTTTATTGTCTTCTTATGGAATCATTTTGGCTTCTTGTATGGGAAGTTTATTGGTTTTATTACTGATTTTAATTGTTTCCCAACGCTTGCGTGATACAATGTCTATATTAATTGTCGGGCTGATGTTTAGTAGTTTTACAGGCGCTATTGTGAGTGTATTGAGTTATTTCAGTACAGCCGAACAATTGCAGAAATATACTTTTTGGTCGATGGGTAGCATTGGCAATTTGTCTTGGCAGAATATCAGCTTGTTAACCCTTTCGATAGTCATTGGTTTGGGAATAAGTTTACTGACTTTAAAATCTCTGGATGCTTTATTACTAGGCGAAAACTATGCCAGAAGTTTGGGTCTAAATATCAAAAAAGCCCGCTATAACATCATCATTGCCACGAGTATTTTGGCCGGAAGTATTACCGCTTTTGCCGGGCCGATAGCTTTTATAGGCTTGGCCGTTCCGCATTTGTCTAAACTGTTATTTCAAACCAGCAACCACCGAACCTTATTTTGGAGTACCATATTGATTGGCGCTATCATCATGTTATTTTGTGATACGGTTTCCCAAATGCCGGGCTTTGAGTTTACTTTGCCTATCAATGCCATAACCTCTATTGTTGGCGCGCCTGTTGTGATTTGGTTGATAGTCAGAAAAAAGAGTATTCAGTAA
- a CDS encoding ABC transporter ATP-binding protein: MVNQTNILSSQNLSIGYQSKKGQNVIAENLNLNLATGQLIALVGANGVGKSTLLRTLTGIQKPLKGKVLLNEKNIREYQALELAQHLSLVLTEKLPPSNLTVFELIALGRQPYTNWLGKLSGEDYEKINQAIKLTHIEHLATEKHQEISDGQLQIVLIARALAQDTPLIILDEPTTHLDLLHKVSVFKLLKKLSQETNKCILFSTHDIDLAIQLSDEMIVMTEENVVQDQPCNLITQGVFSNLFKDDSITFDGEKGKFVIS; encoded by the coding sequence GTGGTCAATCAAACGAACATCCTTTCTTCTCAGAATTTATCCATTGGATACCAATCCAAAAAGGGTCAAAATGTTATAGCCGAAAACCTCAACTTAAATTTGGCTACCGGACAATTGATTGCTTTGGTTGGTGCTAATGGTGTTGGGAAATCTACTTTGTTGCGAACATTAACCGGTATACAAAAACCTTTGAAAGGTAAAGTTTTGCTGAATGAAAAGAATATCCGAGAGTATCAGGCTTTGGAATTGGCACAGCATTTAAGTTTGGTGCTGACTGAAAAATTGCCACCAAGCAACCTGACTGTTTTTGAACTAATCGCCTTAGGCAGACAACCTTATACCAATTGGTTGGGAAAGCTTTCGGGAGAAGATTATGAAAAAATCAATCAAGCCATTAAACTTACGCATATTGAGCATTTGGCTACCGAAAAACATCAAGAAATCAGTGACGGTCAGTTGCAAATTGTACTGATTGCTAGAGCATTGGCACAAGACACACCGCTAATCATTTTGGATGAACCTACCACACACTTGGATTTATTACACAAAGTTTCGGTTTTTAAATTGCTTAAAAAGCTTTCACAAGAAACCAATAAATGCATTTTATTTTCTACACACGACATTGATTTGGCAATACAATTGAGCGATGAAATGATTGTCATGACCGAGGAAAACGTTGTGCAAGACCAACCTTGTAACCTCATTACGCAAGGTGT
- a CDS encoding ABC transporter substrate-binding protein, translating into MKTFFNSILSVISVVSLSGCKTETNSAPTIATENTVQYAKGFSIQNYDGYTVVTVQNPWPKATKTYTYVLKEKEGIVPDSLKQNTIISVPIKNIVVTSTTHIPSLEMLNEEKSLVGFPHLDYISSEKVRARIEAGKVKELGNNKDLNTEVVLNLQPDVIIGYGIDNNNPTLDNLQKSGLKVMLNGDWNEETPLGKAEWIKFFGALYGKQKEANELFTKIEQDYLNTIKIVKNVTYSPTILAGDMFEDRWYLPRGTSWGSLLLKEAKGNYLWQETSGTGSLSLSFEAVFEKAKKADIWITSGQFDSLKEMTEMNPHYAQFDAFQNKNVYSFSGKKGKTGGILYYELAPNRPDIVLKDIVKILHPELLPSYQTFFFEKLK; encoded by the coding sequence ATGAAAACCTTTTTTAACTCAATACTGTCGGTCATTTCGGTTGTCTCGCTTTCAGGTTGCAAAACCGAAACAAATTCGGCACCAACAATTGCAACAGAAAATACCGTGCAATATGCCAAAGGCTTTTCCATTCAAAACTATGACGGCTATACAGTTGTGACGGTCCAAAATCCTTGGCCAAAGGCCACAAAAACTTATACTTATGTACTAAAAGAAAAAGAAGGAATTGTTCCGGACAGTCTAAAACAAAACACCATTATTTCGGTACCAATAAAAAACATAGTGGTTACCTCAACCACGCACATTCCTTCATTGGAAATGTTGAACGAAGAAAAGTCATTAGTTGGATTTCCGCATTTGGATTACATTTCTTCCGAAAAAGTAAGGGCTCGAATTGAAGCCGGAAAGGTCAAAGAGTTAGGCAATAACAAAGATTTAAATACTGAAGTTGTGCTCAATTTACAACCCGATGTGATTATTGGTTACGGCATTGACAACAACAATCCGACATTAGATAATTTACAAAAAAGTGGTTTAAAAGTCATGCTCAATGGCGATTGGAACGAAGAAACACCGCTAGGCAAAGCCGAATGGATTAAGTTTTTCGGAGCATTATACGGCAAACAAAAAGAGGCTAACGAACTGTTTACCAAAATTGAACAAGATTACTTGAACACCATCAAAATTGTCAAAAATGTAACCTACTCGCCTACTATTTTGGCCGGCGATATGTTTGAAGACCGTTGGTATTTGCCCAGGGGAACGAGTTGGGGAAGTTTATTATTAAAAGAAGCCAAAGGGAACTATTTATGGCAAGAAACCAGTGGCACCGGCAGTTTGTCTTTGTCGTTTGAAGCCGTTTTTGAAAAAGCCAAAAAAGCAGATATTTGGATTACCTCAGGACAATTTGATTCACTCAAAGAGATGACTGAAATGAATCCGCATTATGCCCAATTTGATGCGTTTCAAAATAAAAATGTATATTCGTTTAGCGGGAAAAAAGGAAAAACCGGTGGCATTTTATATTATGAATTGGCACCCAACCGACCGGATATAGTATTAAAAGATATTGTAAAGATTTTACATCCTGAATTGTTGCCGAGTTATCAAACTTTTTTCTTTGAGAAATTGAAATAA